The Niastella koreensis GR20-10 genome includes a window with the following:
- a CDS encoding methyltransferase domain-containing protein produces the protein MNFRHRSYQSELLDRPDIPFEDIKRNMQELNFINTWLGGHAITIKGLAALLKTKGPITICEIGCGGGDNLVAIKKWCDKRSIPVAFIGIDINPHCIEVAAKRLLSNIQLITSDYKDVELETPPDIIFSSLFCHHFSDREMVKQLQWMKTNARLGFFINDLHRHKAAYYSIKVLTNLFSKSYLVKHDAPLSVARGFSKDEWIQFFSIAGIPDYFIEWKWAFRWLIVSKNNCD, from the coding sequence GTGAATTTTCGCCACCGATCATATCAATCCGAATTGCTCGACCGCCCGGATATTCCTTTTGAAGACATAAAAAGGAATATGCAGGAGTTAAATTTCATCAACACCTGGCTGGGCGGACATGCCATTACCATCAAGGGCCTGGCCGCATTGTTGAAAACGAAGGGGCCGATCACTATATGTGAAATTGGCTGTGGCGGCGGAGATAACCTGGTGGCCATAAAAAAGTGGTGCGATAAAAGAAGTATTCCCGTCGCTTTTATTGGCATTGACATCAACCCGCATTGTATTGAAGTGGCGGCCAAACGGTTACTCAGTAATATTCAGTTGATCACCTCCGATTATAAAGATGTAGAACTGGAAACACCACCGGATATAATTTTTTCCTCCCTGTTTTGTCATCATTTCTCCGACCGGGAAATGGTAAAACAATTGCAATGGATGAAAACCAATGCCCGGCTTGGGTTCTTTATAAACGACCTGCACCGGCACAAGGCAGCTTATTATTCTATTAAAGTACTGACTAACCTGTTTTCGAAAAGCTACCTCGTTAAACACGATGCACCCTTATCTGTAGCCCGCGGTTTTAGCAAAGATGAATGGATCCAGTTTTTCAGCATAGCGGGTATTCCTGATTATTTTATAGAATGGAAATGGGCCTTTCGCTGGCTGATTGTATCAAAAAACAATTGTGATTAA